The following are encoded together in the Bradyrhizobium algeriense genome:
- a CDS encoding acyl-CoA dehydrogenase family protein → MHPLMQDGASASANQPGLLAPDTTGMNFYRADPALTDLLRLHLPDALFRHIEPHLDRLGELAGGYLDECARLADRHTPVLHQRDKFGRDTQYIEYHPAYRELEKAAFGEFGIHALSIRKGIMGWPDKYPVVAKHAFTFLFNQTEFGMGCPINVTDGCAKLLNNFGSEALKAKYLDGLTQTDMSKLTQGGQFMTEKEGGSDVGTLTTKAVQEGDHWRLYGEKWFCSNADAKVVMLLARPEGAGPGTRGVGLFLMPRHLDDGSQNHYRIVRLKDKLGTRSMASGEIKFEGAIAYAVGKLDRGFVQMAEMVNSSRLSNGVKSTALMRRAYHDAMTVAKNRVVFGQRIVDLPLARRQLMKIMLPTEQALSMSFLTADALDRAEAGSQDAAALLRILTPTLKFRATRDARKVCGDALEMRGGIGYIEEFATARLLRDAHLGSIWEGTGNIVAIDALTRAVGRHGADAALAADLHARLDDSANVPQAWRDRLRDLTDRAVGFAREVASRSDNEGDARRATSLLYHVASAVALAWEGGRIHEMRGDARRLLLSRMVVDHRVAAGDPFRLTENATQRAITDHLLGDRDVGMAEVGELLVAA, encoded by the coding sequence ATGCATCCACTCATGCAGGACGGTGCATCAGCGTCAGCCAATCAGCCGGGATTGCTCGCGCCGGATACGACGGGAATGAATTTCTACCGGGCCGATCCGGCATTGACGGATCTGCTTCGCTTGCATCTCCCTGATGCACTGTTCCGCCATATCGAGCCGCATCTCGATCGCCTCGGCGAGTTGGCCGGCGGCTATCTCGACGAATGCGCGCGGCTCGCCGACCGCCACACGCCGGTGCTGCACCAGCGCGACAAGTTCGGCCGCGATACGCAGTACATCGAATATCACCCGGCCTATCGCGAGCTGGAAAAAGCCGCGTTCGGCGAGTTCGGCATTCACGCGCTGTCGATCCGCAAGGGCATCATGGGCTGGCCGGACAAATACCCTGTGGTGGCCAAGCACGCCTTCACGTTCCTGTTCAATCAGACCGAGTTCGGCATGGGCTGTCCGATCAACGTCACCGACGGCTGCGCCAAACTGCTCAACAATTTCGGCAGCGAAGCGCTAAAGGCGAAGTATCTGGACGGCCTGACCCAGACTGACATGAGCAAACTCACCCAGGGCGGCCAGTTCATGACCGAGAAGGAGGGCGGCTCCGACGTCGGCACGCTGACGACGAAAGCCGTGCAGGAAGGGGACCACTGGCGGCTCTATGGCGAAAAGTGGTTCTGCTCCAATGCCGATGCCAAGGTGGTGATGCTGTTGGCGCGACCCGAGGGAGCAGGTCCCGGCACGCGCGGCGTCGGGCTGTTCCTGATGCCGCGGCACCTCGACGACGGCTCGCAAAACCACTACCGGATCGTTCGCCTGAAGGACAAGCTCGGCACCCGTTCGATGGCATCCGGGGAGATCAAGTTCGAGGGTGCGATTGCCTATGCCGTCGGCAAGCTCGATCGCGGTTTTGTACAGATGGCCGAGATGGTCAATTCCTCGCGGCTTAGTAATGGCGTCAAATCCACCGCGCTGATGCGGCGCGCGTATCATGACGCGATGACGGTCGCGAAAAATCGCGTGGTGTTCGGCCAGCGTATCGTCGACTTGCCGCTGGCACGCCGGCAATTGATGAAGATCATGCTGCCGACCGAGCAGGCGCTGTCGATGAGTTTTCTCACGGCAGATGCGCTCGATCGGGCGGAGGCCGGCAGCCAGGATGCGGCGGCGCTGCTGCGGATCCTGACGCCGACCTTGAAATTCCGCGCGACGCGCGATGCGCGAAAGGTCTGCGGCGATGCGTTGGAGATGCGCGGCGGTATTGGCTATATCGAGGAATTTGCGACTGCGCGGCTGCTGCGTGATGCCCATCTCGGATCGATCTGGGAAGGCACCGGCAACATCGTCGCGATCGATGCGCTGACGCGCGCGGTCGGTCGTCACGGTGCCGATGCGGCGTTGGCGGCGGACCTGCACGCCCGTCTCGACGACAGCGCCAACGTGCCGCAGGCCTGGCGCGACCGCCTGCGGGACTTGACCGACCGCGCCGTCGGCTTCGCGCGCGAAGTGGCCAGCCGGAGCGACAATGAGGGCGATGCGCGGCGCGCCACCAGCCTGCTCTATCATGTCGCCAGCGCGGTCGCGCTGGCCTGGGAGGGCGGTCGCATCCACGAAATGCGCGGCGATGCCAGGCGGCTATTGCTGTCGCGCATGGTGGTCGACCACCGCGTTGCGGCGGGCGATCCGTTCCGCTTAACGGAAAATGCTACCCAGCGCGCCATCACCGACCATCTGCTCGGCGATCGCGATGTCGGCATGGCCGAGGTTGGCGAATTGCTCGTCGCAGCGTAG
- a CDS encoding SDR family NAD(P)-dependent oxidoreductase gives MELPKYKIALIVGVGEGLSASLARLFAREGIKVALAARKIEKLGALCTETGARAFACNATEVEEVERLFGMVEREIGTPDIVVYNASGRARGAFTDLVPADVAQAIAVSAFGGFLVAQQAATRMLPNKHGAILFTGASASVKGYAQSAPFAMGKFALRGLAQSMARELSPQGIHVAHFVIDGGIRSAARSEPTDRPDSMLDPDAIALSYWSVLQQPRSAWTWEVELRPWVEKF, from the coding sequence ATGGAATTGCCAAAATACAAGATTGCCCTGATCGTCGGCGTCGGCGAAGGATTGAGCGCATCGCTGGCGCGGCTGTTCGCCCGCGAAGGCATCAAGGTTGCGCTCGCCGCGCGCAAGATAGAGAAGCTCGGCGCGCTCTGCACCGAGACCGGCGCCCGTGCCTTTGCCTGCAATGCGACCGAGGTTGAGGAGGTCGAGCGGCTGTTCGGCATGGTCGAGCGCGAGATCGGTACGCCGGATATCGTCGTCTATAACGCCAGCGGACGGGCGCGCGGCGCTTTCACCGACCTGGTGCCGGCAGATGTCGCGCAGGCGATTGCCGTTTCGGCGTTCGGCGGTTTTCTGGTGGCCCAACAGGCGGCCACACGCATGCTGCCCAACAAGCACGGCGCGATCCTGTTCACCGGTGCCTCCGCCAGCGTCAAAGGCTATGCGCAATCGGCGCCGTTTGCGATGGGCAAGTTCGCGCTGCGCGGGCTTGCCCAGAGCATGGCGCGCGAATTGTCGCCGCAGGGCATCCACGTTGCGCATTTCGTCATCGATGGCGGCATCCGCAGCGCGGCGCGTAGCGAGCCGACCGACCGGCCGGACTCGATGCTCGATCCGGATGCGATTGCATTGAGCTACTGGAGCGTACTGCAGCAACCGCGTAGCGCCTGGACCTGGGAGGTCGAACTGCGGCCGTGGGTGGAGAAGTTTTGA
- a CDS encoding transcriptional regulator GcvA: protein MTSRLPSLNGLRAFEAAARHLSFTQAASELNVTQTAISHQIKRLEEELGVRLFIRQNRSLTLTAEAQEYLPGIRAAFNDLRLATDRLLRKDDDHVLTVSTLASLAAKWLLPRLTAFQESQPGIDVRITTSINLVDFQRDKVDAAIRYGRGQWPGVRADWLMADELFPVCSPALLKGNKPLKCPEDLRDHVLLHTSNANSDDWRLWLTAAGLPADFSKQPGLTFDMIFMTVQAAIDGLGVAMGRTAYVQEDIAKGRLVVPFNIAFPVDAGFYLVSPTGRTDPPKLAAFRQWLLASVQSKP from the coding sequence ATGACCTCCAGGCTGCCGTCGCTGAATGGATTGCGGGCGTTTGAGGCCGCGGCCCGACATTTGAGTTTTACCCAGGCGGCCTCCGAGCTGAACGTCACGCAGACCGCGATCAGCCACCAGATCAAGCGGCTGGAGGAAGAGCTCGGCGTTCGCCTCTTTATCCGCCAGAACCGCTCGCTGACGCTGACGGCGGAAGCGCAAGAGTACCTTCCCGGCATTCGCGCCGCGTTCAACGATCTCCGGCTCGCGACCGATCGCCTGCTGCGCAAAGATGACGACCATGTGCTGACGGTGTCGACGTTGGCCTCGCTGGCCGCCAAATGGCTGCTGCCGCGCCTCACGGCTTTTCAGGAATCGCAACCGGGGATCGACGTTCGCATCACGACCTCGATCAACCTGGTCGACTTCCAGCGCGACAAGGTCGATGCCGCGATCCGCTACGGCCGCGGCCAGTGGCCTGGCGTTCGCGCCGACTGGCTGATGGCGGACGAGCTTTTCCCGGTGTGCAGCCCGGCGCTGCTCAAGGGCAACAAGCCGCTGAAATGCCCCGAAGACCTCCGGGATCACGTGCTGCTGCATACCAGCAACGCGAATAGCGACGACTGGCGGCTGTGGTTGACGGCGGCCGGGTTGCCGGCCGATTTCTCGAAACAGCCGGGCCTGACCTTCGACATGATCTTCATGACGGTGCAGGCCGCGATCGATGGCCTCGGCGTCGCCATGGGTCGCACCGCTTATGTGCAGGAGGACATCGCCAAGGGACGGCTGGTCGTTCCCTTCAACATCGCATTTCCGGTCGACGCCGGTTTTTATCTGGTCTCGCCCACGGGGCGAACCGACCCGCCCAAACTCGCGGCCTTCCGGCAATGGCTGCTCGCCTCCGTGCAGAGCAAGCCGTGA
- a CDS encoding Zn-dependent alcohol dehydrogenase, whose protein sequence is MKAAVLHEVNQPLMIEDVSVPNPGPREVLIRTRVAGLCHSDLHFMEGLYPHPLPAVLGHESAGVVEKVGSDVTYVKPGDHVVTCLSVFCGTCDNCTTGRTVLCTDTTVKMLPGQSNRLSWAREEKLHQFLNLSSFAEQMLVHENAIVKIRKDMPLELAALIGCGVITGYGAVVNTAKVQAGETVAVIGCGGVGMAAINGAAIAGAGRIIAIDTNPAKLQLATKLGATDIVDPARGDVVQQVRELTGGGVHHSFEVLGRKETAEQSFAMLAAGGTATIVGMIPFGQKIELHGFDFLRERRIQGSSMGSNHFRVDMPRLVEFYMRGKLHLEDWISAKLKLSEINEGFANMKAGKTLRSVIMFDA, encoded by the coding sequence ATGAAGGCCGCCGTTCTGCATGAAGTCAACCAGCCGCTGATGATCGAGGATGTCAGCGTGCCGAACCCCGGCCCGCGCGAAGTCCTGATCCGCACTCGCGTCGCCGGCCTCTGTCATTCCGACCTGCATTTCATGGAAGGGTTGTATCCGCATCCGCTGCCGGCGGTGCTCGGGCATGAATCCGCCGGCGTGGTCGAAAAGGTCGGCTCCGACGTCACCTACGTAAAACCCGGCGATCACGTCGTCACCTGTCTGTCAGTGTTCTGCGGCACCTGCGACAACTGCACCACCGGCCGCACGGTGCTCTGCACCGACACGACAGTGAAGATGCTGCCCGGCCAGTCCAACCGGCTGTCCTGGGCGCGTGAGGAGAAGCTCCATCAGTTCCTCAACCTCTCGTCCTTCGCCGAGCAGATGCTGGTGCACGAAAACGCCATCGTCAAAATCCGCAAGGACATGCCGCTGGAGCTGGCGGCGCTGATCGGCTGCGGCGTCATCACCGGCTACGGCGCGGTGGTGAACACCGCCAAGGTTCAGGCCGGCGAAACGGTCGCCGTGATCGGTTGCGGCGGCGTCGGCATGGCGGCTATCAATGGGGCTGCGATCGCAGGCGCCGGCCGCATCATCGCCATCGATACCAACCCGGCCAAGCTGCAGTTGGCCACCAAGCTCGGCGCCACCGACATCGTCGACCCTGCAAGGGGCGACGTGGTGCAGCAGGTGCGCGAACTCACCGGTGGCGGCGTGCATCACTCCTTCGAGGTGCTGGGCCGCAAGGAAACCGCGGAGCAGTCTTTTGCGATGCTGGCAGCCGGCGGCACCGCGACCATCGTCGGCATGATCCCGTTCGGCCAGAAGATCGAACTGCACGGTTTCGATTTCCTGCGTGAGCGCCGGATCCAGGGCTCGTCGATGGGCTCCAACCATTTCCGCGTCGACATGCCCCGCCTCGTCGAGTTCTACATGCGCGGCAAGCTGCACCTGGAGGACTGGATCTCGGCCAAGCTGAAACTCTCCGAGATCAACGAGGGCTTTGCCAACATGAAGGCCGGCAAGACGCTGCGCAGCGTGATCATGTTTGATGCGTGA
- a CDS encoding nuclear transport factor 2 family protein: protein MTVDAGFVRQIFAGLEQGDGAGFFTHVADDADWTVMGTHPLAGRYLSKADFIAGTFAKLGQVLPNGAQLHVDNLIVQDDIAIVELHSEAIAKNGFRFDNHYCWVCYFKSDTIMRVRAYLDSVMVARLFEENPI from the coding sequence ATGACAGTCGATGCTGGTTTCGTGCGACAGATTTTCGCCGGTCTCGAGCAGGGCGATGGCGCGGGCTTTTTCACCCACGTCGCCGACGACGCCGATTGGACCGTAATGGGCACGCATCCGCTCGCCGGGCGCTATTTGTCGAAAGCCGATTTCATCGCCGGCACCTTCGCCAAGCTCGGCCAGGTGTTGCCGAACGGGGCGCAGTTGCACGTCGATAACCTGATCGTGCAGGATGATATCGCCATCGTCGAACTGCATTCCGAAGCGATCGCGAAGAACGGCTTTCGCTTCGACAATCATTATTGCTGGGTCTGCTACTTCAAGAGCGACACCATCATGCGCGTCCGCGCCTATCTCGACTCGGTGATGGTGGCGCGGCTGTTTGAAGAGAATCCGATCTAG
- a CDS encoding DUF1127 domain-containing protein gives MSTYTHESMINHHGTGFLTQVAETLNLWRQRYRSRRELAQWSERELHDIGISWSDIAYEAEKPFWRA, from the coding sequence ATGTCCACTTACACGCATGAATCGATGATAAATCATCATGGTACGGGCTTTTTGACCCAGGTGGCCGAAACCCTCAATCTCTGGCGGCAGCGCTACCGGTCGCGTCGCGAACTGGCCCAGTGGTCCGAGCGGGAACTGCACGACATCGGCATCTCCTGGAGCGACATCGCCTACGAGGCCGAAAAGCCGTTCTGGCGGGCTTAG
- a CDS encoding GNAT family N-acetyltransferase: protein MSTMRLDDLTQYSDVLRSRRGEAVTVRFVEPRDAGALQNYFRSLTTRSRYNRFLGAASELPPSLLEDFIHIGEADRFSVVATMMVEGRETIVGEARYAFDSETAAIEFGLSIDDRWQGHGIGKALLKNLECRAASFGAARVFGDTLRSNDAMIALARKAGYAFTNTPGDWKLTRFQKQIHVEPQEIPCASWRLAAVSPSAMSSLAV, encoded by the coding sequence ATGAGCACGATGCGCCTCGACGATCTCACGCAATATTCCGACGTGCTGCGTTCGCGGCGCGGCGAGGCTGTGACCGTGCGCTTCGTCGAGCCCCGCGATGCCGGGGCGCTGCAGAACTATTTCCGCTCGCTGACGACGCGCTCCCGCTACAACCGTTTCCTCGGCGCGGCCAGCGAACTGCCGCCATCGCTGCTCGAGGATTTCATCCATATTGGCGAAGCCGACCGGTTCAGCGTGGTCGCGACCATGATGGTCGAGGGCCGCGAGACCATCGTCGGCGAAGCGCGCTATGCCTTCGACAGCGAGACCGCCGCGATCGAATTCGGCCTGTCGATCGACGACCGCTGGCAGGGCCATGGCATCGGCAAGGCGCTGTTGAAGAATCTGGAATGCCGCGCGGCTTCGTTCGGTGCCGCGCGCGTGTTCGGCGACACGCTGCGCTCCAACGACGCGATGATCGCGCTCGCCCGCAAGGCCGGCTACGCCTTCACCAATACCCCCGGCGACTGGAAGCTGACGCGCTTCCAGAAGCAGATCCATGTCGAACCGCAGGAAATCCCATGCGCCAGTTGGCGGCTTGCCGCCGTCTCTCCCAGCGCAATGTCCTCGCTTGCGGTTTGA
- a CDS encoding amidase has translation MAKSQWSFKTAVELSSALADRKVSAVELAEDAIGRIERHDAKINAICVRDFERGLAAARAADAELARGVKKPLLGIPMTVKESFNIAGLPTTWGIPAQKDFTPTEDALPITRVKDAGGVILGKTNVPLGLGDWQSYNEIYGTTNNPFNLGRTPGGSSGGSSAALAAGYGALSLGSDIGGSLRVPAFHCGIYAHKPTFDLVAMRGHTPPPLPPLPSTRDLSVIGPMARCVADLSLLLDVIAGPDPLESGKAYSLTLPPARHTEMKNFRVLLIDSDPVMPTDSVVRGTLEALAADLARAGVKVDRASPLLPDFAVSSRLYMRMLMSFLAASFAPEAYTGALAAAASLPAEDISLAAERLRGITLSHRDWLMADGGRSRLRAQWRELFKTYDAVICPLMPTPAYPHDHSDDQEKRRIRIDGKDYIYPDQLSWPGIATLPGLPSTAIPTGFSPDGLPVGVQIVGPSLEDRTPLKLAELIEREFGGFKPPPMFDD, from the coding sequence TTGGCCAAATCGCAATGGAGTTTCAAGACCGCCGTCGAATTGTCATCTGCGCTTGCTGACAGGAAAGTCTCAGCGGTCGAATTGGCAGAGGACGCGATCGGCCGGATCGAGCGGCACGATGCCAAGATCAATGCGATTTGCGTCCGTGATTTCGAGCGCGGCCTTGCCGCCGCGCGGGCTGCCGATGCGGAACTAGCCCGCGGGGTGAAGAAGCCGCTGCTCGGCATCCCGATGACGGTGAAGGAGTCCTTCAACATTGCGGGGCTGCCGACGACCTGGGGCATTCCGGCGCAGAAGGATTTCACGCCGACCGAAGACGCGCTGCCGATCACCCGCGTCAAGGACGCCGGCGGCGTGATCCTCGGCAAGACCAACGTGCCGCTCGGGCTCGGCGACTGGCAGAGCTACAACGAAATCTACGGCACCACCAACAACCCGTTCAATCTCGGCCGCACGCCGGGCGGTTCTTCCGGCGGCTCGTCGGCGGCGCTCGCGGCGGGCTATGGCGCGCTCTCGCTCGGCTCCGACATCGGCGGCTCCTTGCGCGTGCCCGCGTTTCACTGCGGCATCTACGCGCATAAGCCGACCTTCGACCTCGTCGCCATGCGCGGCCACACGCCGCCACCCCTGCCGCCGCTGCCTTCCACGCGCGATCTCAGCGTGATCGGTCCGATGGCGCGTTGCGTGGCCGATTTGTCGCTGCTGCTCGACGTGATCGCAGGGCCCGATCCGCTCGAATCCGGCAAGGCCTATAGCCTCACGCTGCCACCGGCGCGTCACACGGAGATGAAGAACTTCCGCGTGCTCTTGATCGACAGCGATCCTGTCATGCCGACCGACAGTGTGGTGCGCGGAACGCTGGAAGCACTTGCCGCAGATCTCGCCAGGGCCGGCGTCAAGGTCGACCGCGCCAGTCCGCTGCTGCCTGATTTCGCAGTATCGAGCCGGCTCTACATGCGGATGCTGATGTCGTTCCTTGCGGCTTCCTTTGCGCCCGAAGCCTACACCGGCGCGCTGGCGGCCGCCGCGTCGCTGCCCGCCGAGGACATAAGCCTCGCCGCCGAGCGCCTGCGCGGCATTACGCTCAGCCACCGCGACTGGTTGATGGCCGATGGCGGACGCTCCCGGCTGCGCGCGCAATGGCGCGAACTGTTCAAGACCTATGATGCCGTAATCTGCCCGCTGATGCCGACGCCGGCCTATCCGCACGATCACTCCGATGACCAGGAAAAACGCCGCATCAGGATCGACGGTAAGGATTACATCTATCCCGACCAGCTTTCCTGGCCCGGCATCGCCACCTTGCCCGGCCTGCCGTCGACAGCGATCCCGACTGGCTTTTCGCCGGATGGACTGCCGGTCGGCGTGCAGATCGTCGGGCCCTCGCTGGAGGACCGCACGCCGCTCAAGCTGGCGGAACTGATCGAGCGCGAATTCGGCGGGTTCAAGCCGCCGCCAATGTTTGATGATTAG
- a CDS encoding GNAT family protein: MLSTKRLTLRAAAPKDVPAFRALLSVPDVTRFSNWPDAPSTTQVERFVRWMSKVHGSGKGCAWIIEISGSKALAGAIRFNSFEKKWRCGQIGYELHPDYWGRGLMTEAVRAVVACGHETFRLNRIDAWTMPGNAASDRVLEKSGFQYEGTLRQKAWFKGAFHDFRMFGRIAGDAVSAN; this comes from the coding sequence GTGTTGTCCACTAAGCGGCTGACCTTGCGGGCCGCGGCGCCAAAGGACGTCCCTGCGTTTCGGGCGTTATTGTCGGTTCCCGACGTAACGCGTTTTTCCAATTGGCCCGACGCGCCGTCCACGACGCAGGTCGAACGTTTCGTGCGCTGGATGTCCAAGGTCCACGGCTCCGGCAAGGGGTGTGCCTGGATCATCGAGATCAGCGGCTCAAAGGCGCTGGCCGGCGCGATCCGCTTCAACAGTTTCGAGAAGAAATGGCGCTGCGGCCAAATCGGCTACGAGTTGCATCCGGATTATTGGGGCAGGGGCCTGATGACGGAGGCGGTGCGGGCCGTGGTCGCGTGCGGACATGAGACCTTCAGGCTCAATCGTATCGATGCCTGGACGATGCCCGGTAATGCCGCGTCCGACCGCGTGCTGGAAAAGTCAGGCTTTCAGTATGAAGGCACGTTGCGGCAAAAGGCATGGTTCAAGGGCGCGTTCCATGATTTTCGAATGTTCGGCCGGATCGCGGGAGACGCCGTGAGTGCGAACTGA
- a CDS encoding nuclear transport factor 2 family protein, translating to MNNDLAELTELNHDYVASVQNCDVKRFDEILAADFYCSNPDKSLVDRAAFLKQTAIPVTIRDLTAHDVKIRVLGDFAIIHAATSYTTADGQQAHGRYTDCWAKQNGKWLAVSAHVSR from the coding sequence ATGAACAACGACCTCGCCGAGCTGACAGAGCTCAACCACGACTATGTCGCTTCAGTCCAGAACTGCGATGTCAAACGCTTCGATGAAATTCTTGCAGCGGACTTCTATTGCTCGAATCCCGACAAGTCGCTGGTCGACCGCGCGGCGTTCCTGAAGCAGACCGCGATCCCGGTGACGATCAGGGACCTTACGGCACACGACGTGAAAATCCGCGTGCTCGGCGATTTCGCCATCATCCACGCCGCCACCAGCTATACGACCGCGGACGGCCAGCAGGCCCACGGCCGCTACACCGATTGCTGGGCGAAACAGAACGGGAAGTGGCTCGCCGTCTCGGCGCACGTGTCGCGGTAG
- a CDS encoding enoyl-CoA hydratase — protein sequence MTTETKIDTGTDELLCMIRDRVAIITLNRPEARNAMSDNLTPALRSMIKACGENPDVGVLLLTGAGTAFCAGGNVKGMGANRDKTKLAMSHDERVADLQERQRLLTGALVSVRKPTIAALPGPAVGAGLALAMACDMRIAAQSAFLSTGYLKVGLSGDYGIAWLLTRLVGTSRARELMFTCDRVDAARCEAIGLVNRVVPDDRLHAEAFALAKSIAEGPTIAIRYMKDNLDEALMFDFATARDHEAERMIRAQVTADHKEAVQAFIDKRKPVFRGS from the coding sequence ATGACCACCGAAACCAAGATCGACACCGGCACCGACGAACTGCTCTGCATGATCCGCGACCGGGTCGCCATCATCACGCTGAACCGCCCCGAGGCGCGCAACGCGATGTCGGATAATCTGACCCCGGCCTTGCGCAGCATGATCAAGGCCTGCGGCGAGAATCCCGATGTCGGCGTGCTGTTGCTGACCGGCGCCGGCACGGCGTTCTGCGCCGGCGGCAACGTCAAGGGCATGGGGGCGAATCGCGACAAGACGAAGCTCGCAATGTCCCATGACGAGCGGGTCGCCGATCTGCAGGAGCGACAGCGTCTCCTGACCGGCGCGCTGGTTTCGGTGCGCAAGCCGACCATTGCCGCCCTGCCCGGCCCCGCGGTCGGCGCCGGTCTCGCTCTGGCGATGGCCTGCGACATGCGAATCGCCGCGCAATCGGCATTCCTTTCCACCGGCTACCTCAAGGTGGGTCTGAGCGGCGATTATGGCATCGCCTGGCTCCTGACACGATTGGTCGGCACTTCGCGGGCACGGGAATTGATGTTCACTTGCGACAGGGTCGATGCGGCCAGGTGCGAGGCGATCGGCCTGGTGAACCGCGTGGTCCCCGACGACAGGCTGCACGCGGAGGCCTTCGCGCTCGCTAAATCGATCGCCGAAGGACCGACGATCGCGATCCGCTACATGAAGGATAATCTGGACGAAGCCTTGATGTTCGATTTCGCCACAGCGCGCGATCATGAGGCCGAGCGCATGATCCGGGCACAGGTGACAGCCGATCACAAGGAGGCCGTGCAGGCCTTCATCGACAAGCGCAAGCCGGTGTTCAGGGGAAGTTGA
- the mbfA gene encoding iron exporter MbfA, with protein MKNFADLTEREVLAVAISSEEEDSRIYMTFAEDLAERYPDSAKVFEEMAEEERGHRHRLLELYEQRFGAHLPPIRREDVKGFLRRRPIWLTKNLSLDTIRKEVETMELQAEQFYIKAAEQADDVGVRRLLGDLAEEERGHEKLAVKLTGEILSPDVRAEEDKTRRRMFVLQYVQPGLAGLMDGSVSTLAPLFAAAFATHQNWQTFLVGLAASIGAGISMGFAEALSDDGSLTGRGSPWLRGITCGLMTTLGGIGHTLPYLVPDPWPNAFWIATVIACIIVFFELWAIAFIRARYMDTPFLQAVFQIVLGGAIVLAVGILIGTA; from the coding sequence GTGAAGAATTTCGCCGATCTGACCGAACGCGAAGTGCTGGCTGTCGCGATCTCTTCCGAGGAGGAGGACAGCCGCATCTACATGACGTTCGCGGAAGACCTCGCGGAACGCTATCCGGATTCGGCCAAGGTGTTCGAGGAGATGGCCGAGGAGGAACGCGGCCACCGCCATCGGCTGCTGGAACTGTACGAGCAGCGCTTTGGCGCGCATCTGCCGCCGATCCGCCGCGAGGACGTCAAGGGCTTCCTGAGGCGTCGGCCGATCTGGCTGACCAAGAACCTGTCGCTCGACACCATCCGCAAGGAAGTCGAGACGATGGAACTCCAGGCCGAGCAATTCTACATCAAGGCCGCAGAGCAGGCCGACGATGTCGGCGTGCGCCGCTTGCTCGGCGACCTCGCCGAGGAAGAAAGGGGCCACGAGAAGCTCGCAGTGAAGCTGACCGGCGAGATCCTCAGCCCGGATGTGCGCGCCGAGGAAGACAAGACGCGCCGGCGTATGTTCGTGCTGCAATATGTGCAGCCGGGGTTGGCCGGATTGATGGACGGCTCGGTCTCGACGCTGGCGCCACTGTTCGCCGCCGCCTTTGCCACGCATCAGAACTGGCAGACGTTTCTGGTGGGACTGGCCGCCTCGATCGGCGCCGGCATCAGCATGGGCTTTGCCGAAGCGCTCTCGGATGATGGCTCGCTGACGGGGCGCGGCTCGCCATGGCTGCGCGGCATCACCTGCGGGTTGATGACGACGCTGGGCGGTATCGGCCACACCCTGCCCTATCTCGTTCCCGACCCCTGGCCGAACGCATTCTGGATCGCGACCGTGATCGCCTGCATCATCGTGTTCTTTGAATTGTGGGCGATCGCCTTTATCCGCGCGCGATACATGGACACGCCTTTCCTTCAGGCGGTGTTCCAGATCGTGCTCGGCGGCGCCATCGTGCTCGCGGTCGGGATATTGATCGGGACGGCGTAG